A section of the Solea solea chromosome 17, fSolSol10.1, whole genome shotgun sequence genome encodes:
- the mycn gene encoding N-myc protein: protein MPLITSKNSDLEFDSLQPCFYPDEDEFYFCGPDSAPPGEDIWKKFELLPTPPLSPSRAALPGEPASADPEADPLGFGLCDPLDWASELLLLPEDDIWGASYDGDLFGSALDTNPNSIIIQDCMWSGFSAREKLERVVTEKLGKAISTATAGGRSVCVKAPETASSRSSMSECVDPAVVFPFPVNKKSSSSSSSSSGSGSSSSSRSCGRDSAGTVNAQTNHGNTSSDSEEEDDDEVEEEHEEEEEEEEEEDEEEEDDEDDEEEEEEIDVVTVEKRRSTINKASPMATGTVTISVHPRSQDARGTVSGSGVVSRFVSRAPQELILKRSSVHQQQHNYAAPSPYASDDDPAPPSKKQKTSDAPRPPARTISSSSSSSSSSSMFCSSVTSTRSKRSTSGDSSPRGSSDSEDSERRRNHNILERQRRNDLRSSFLTLRDHVPELAHNEKAAKVLILKKATEYVSSLETAEMRLQQEKDRLQARRQQLMRRLEQARTR from the exons ATGCCGCTGATCACAAGTAAAAACTCCGATTTGGAGTTTGACTCCTTACAACCTTGTTTCTACCCGGATGAGGACGAGTTCTACTTCTGTGGTCCCGACTCTGCGCCACCGGGGGAGGACATCTGGAAAAAATTCGAGTTGCTGCCCACTCCGCCCCTCTCCCCGAGCCGAGCCGCGCTACCGGGGGAGCCGGCGAGTGCAGACCCGGAAGCAGACCCACTTGGGTTCGGCTTGTGTGACCCACTGGACTGGGCTTccgagctgctgctcctgccaGAGGATGATATCTGGGGCGCGTCCTACGATGGGGACCTGTTCGGCTCCGCTTTGGATACTAACCCCAACAGCATCATTATCCAGGACTGTATGTGGAGCGGCTTTTCTGCCAGGGAAAAGCTGGAGCGTGTGGTCACGGAGAAACTCGGGAAAGCCATCTCCACGGCCACAGCGGGCGGCAGGAGCGTGTGCGTCAAGGCGCCGGAGACGGCCAGCAGCCGCAGCTCCATGTCAGAGTGCGTGGACCCTGCGGTAGTGTTTCCTTTCCCGGTGAAcaagaagagcagcagcagcagcagcagcagcagcggcagcggcagcagcagcagcagcaggagttgCGGCAGAGACTCAGCCGGGACCGTTAACGCACAGACAAACCACGGGAACACATCCAGTGACTCAG aagaggaagatgatgatgaagtagaAGAGGaacacgaggaggaggaggaggaggaggaagaggaagacgaggaggaggaagacgacgaAGACgacgaagaggaagaggaggagatcgATGTGGTTACAGTAGAGAAGAGGCGCTCCACAATCAACAAAGCGTCCCCCATGGCAACAGGCACTGTCACTATCTCCGTTCATCCCAGGAGTCAGGACGCAAGAGGAACCGTCTCAGGGTCCGGCGTGGTGAGCCGGTTCGTCAGCCGAGCTCCCCAGGAGCTGATCCTGAAGAGGAGCTCAGTacaccagcagcaacacaacTACGCAGCGCCCTCGCCGTACGCTTCAGACGACGACCCCGCACCGCCGTCGAAGAAGCAGAAAACGTCAGACGCCCCGCGACCTCCCGCCAGAACCATctcgtcgtcgtcctcctcctcgtcgtcgtcCTCCATGTTCTGCAGTTCGGTCACCAGCACGCGGAGCAAGCGCAGCACCAGCGGCGACAGCAGCCCGCGCGGCAGCTCCGACTCGGAGGACAGCGAGCGCCGGCGCAACCACAACATCCTGGAGCGCCAGCGCCGCAACGACCTGCGCTCCAGCTTCCTCACGCTGCGCGACCACGTGCCGGAGCTGGCACACAACGAGAAGGCAGCGAAGGTGCTGATCCTGAAGAAGGCGACAGAGTACGTGAGCTCGCTGGAGACGGCGGAGATGAGGCTCCAGCAGGAGAAGGACAGGCTGCAGGCCCGCAGGCAGCAGCTGATGCGCAGGCTGGAGCAGGCAAGGACTCGCTAA